The segment CGCCGCCATGCACGGCTTCATCGGCGTGGTCGGCTTCATGGGCGGCGACGAGGCGTCCATCCGCCTCACCCAGGCCGTGCTGAAGCGGCTGCGCATCCAGGGACTCTCGGTGGCACCGCTGGAGCAGCACGAGCGCATGGTCGCGGCGATCGAGCAGGGCCGTCTGGAGCCGGTGGTCGACCGCGTCTTTGGCTTCGACCAGCTGCGCGAGGCGATGGAGTTCATGGCCTCCGGGCAGCACTTCGGCAAGGTCGTGATCGACTTCGAGCGCTGACGCAGAACCCGGGCGGGACGGCCAGGGCGACGCCCGTCGCGTCTACCGGCCGATCGCCTGCCCGGTCGCGCGGCGCCAGTCGGCCAGCACCTGATCCATCGCCCAAGCGGTGCGCAGGGCCGCTTCCGGAGTGGACGGGCAGGCCCCCGCCTCGCCGCGCAGTTCGGCCACGATGGTCTCGATCAGCGGCTGCTGGATGTGCGGCGGGTTGGCCTCGACGAAGCTTTCGCTGCCCTGCGCGGTCTCGAGCTCGATCGGCCCGTCGCCGAAGGTGGCGAAGGCGAGCCGCCCCCGGTCGCCGGTGATCTCGATGCGGTCCTCGTAACGGAAGCTGCCGAACTGCCACAGACCGGTGCCGACCAGGCCGCTGGCGAAGGCATAACCCATCGCCACGCTGTCCTCGGCGGCATAGGCGCCGAGCTGGTTGGTGGCCAGCCCCTTCGAGGTCACGATCGGGCCGAACAGCCAGTCCAGCAGGTCGAGCGTGTGGCAGCCCAGGTCCATGAACAGGCCACCGCCGGAGATCGCCGGCTGCACATGCCAGTGCGATGCGGCTGGGTCGGCATAGCGCGCGTGCAACGGCTGGTGCAGCGACACATGCACCGAGCGCGGCGCGCCGATCGCGCCGGACTCCAGCAGCGTGCGCACGCGGCGGAAGCGCGGCAGGGCGCGGCGGTAGTAGGCGACGAACACCGGCACGCCAGCCGCCCGGCCCGCGTCGATGATCGCCTGGCACTCGGCCGCGTCCATCGCCATCGGCTTCTCCACGTAGACCGGCTTGCCGGCGGCGATCGCCATCAGCGCGTAGGCCTTGTGGGTCGAGGGCGGCGTGGCGACGTAGACCGCGTTGACGGCCGGATCGTCGACCAGCGCCTGCGCGTCGTCGTACCACGTCGGCACGCCGTGGCGCTGCGCGTAGTCGCGCGCCTTGGCGCCGTCGCGGCGCATCACCGCCACCAGCGAGGAATGGGACGCGCGCTGCAGCGCCGGCCCGCTCTTCACCTCGGTGACGTTGCCGCAGCCGATGATGCCCCAGCGCACCACGTCCATCGGCGCGAAGCTCATGCCACGCTCCGCAGGCGCAGGCGCCAGTCGGGACCGATGCTGCGCTGGTCGAACACCTCCAGCTGCCAGCGATCCGTCATCTCGGTCAGTGGCGGCAGTTCCATCAGCGGACGACCCCGGTCGCCGAGGAAGGTGGGTGCGACGTAGAGCAGCAGCTCGTCGGCCAGCCCCGCCGTGAAAAGCGCACCGCCCAGGCGCGGACCGGCCTCGACGTGCAGTTCGTTGACGCCGCGGGCCGCCAGCAGGGCGAGGATCTCATCCAGCGCCAGCCGCCCGTTGGCGTCGACCGCCACCCCGGCATGCTCGACGCCCTCGGGCACCGGCACCGGCGACGGAATCACCCGGTCATGCAGCAGCAGGGTCGGCGCGCTGCCGTCCATCACGTGGAAGCGCGCGGGGATGCGCAGATCGCGGTCCAGCAGCACGCGCAGCGGCGGCGTGAAGTCCTCCCCGGCGGGCAGGCGCACGGTCAGCCGTGGGTTGTCCGCCAGCACGGTACCGCTACCGGCCAGGATCGCCGAACTGCGCGCGCGCCAGCGCTGGCCGTCGGCGCGGGCCGCCTCGCCGGTGATCCACTGCGAGGCGCCGTTGGCCAGCGCGGTGCGCCCGTCCAGGCTCATCGCCAGCTTTACCCGCACATACGGCCGACTGCGCTCGACGCGGCTGAAGAAGCCGGGATTGAGCGCACGCGCCGGCTCGCGCATCAGCCCCGTCTCCACCACGATGCCGGCGCCGCGCAACCGCGCCAGTCCGGCGCCCTCGGCCTGCGAGGTGTCCTCGGCGGCGATCACCACGCGGGCAATACCGGCGGCGATCAGCGCATCCGCGCACGGCGGCGTGCGCCCGTGCAGGCCGCAGGGCTCCAGCGTGACGTAGGCGGTGGCGCCTCGTGCCCGCTCGCCCGCATCGCGCAGCGCGAACACCTCGGCATGCGGGCCGCCTGCGCGCTGGTGCCAGCCCTCGCCCACTACCTCACCACCGTGGGCGATGACGCAGCCGACGCGCGGATTGGGCTGGGTGGTGGAGAGCCCGCGCTCGGCCAGCGCGAGCGCGCGGGCCATGTGGGCGTGGTCGATGGCGGAGAACGGCATGGCGGGTCGGTGGCGGCGGATCCGGCCGGCAGCATACCGCCCGGGCGGCTACTTCTCGCCCTTGCGCGGCTTGCGCGACGGGTCGGCGCCGAGCAGCGACAGCTGCAGCTTTTCCAGTTCGGGCAGGTCGCGTTCGAGCTTCTCGATTTCCTCGCGGAACGCCTGCACGTCCTCGAACCGGCGGTAGACCGAGGCGAATCGCACGTAGGCGACCTGGTCGAGCTTGCCCAGCTCGCGCATCACCAGCTCGCCGATATGGCGCGAAGGCACCTCGCGTTCACCGCTGCGGCGCAGGTCGTTGATGATCTCGCGCACCGAATTGTCCACGTCGTGGCTGGCCACCGGGCGCTTCTGCAGCGCGCGCTCGAAGCTGGTGCGCAGCTTGCGCTCGTCGAATGCCTCGCGCCGCTCGCCGCTCTTCACGATCGCCGGCAACTTCAGCTCGGCGGTCTCGAAGGTGTTGAAGCGTTCGCCGCACTGCGGGCACTCGCGACGGCGGCGCACGGTGGCACCGTCGTCGGCGAGGCGCGAGTCGATCACGCGGGTGTCTTCGTGCTGGCAGAAAGGACAATGCATAGGGGATCAGGAGTGAGAGTTGAGAAGTGAGGAGTGAGAGGAAATCCTCAAGCCGGTCTTTCTCTCACTTCTCACTCCTCTTCACTCGCTTCTCGCTCAACCGTAGACTGGGAACTTCTTGCACTGCGCCTCGACCTTGGCGCGCACGGCGGCGATCACCGCCTCGTCGGTCGGTGCGTCGAGCACGTCGCAGATCCAGTTGGCCAGGTCCACGCAGTCCGCCTCGAGGTAGCCGCGGGTGGTGACGGCGGGGGTGCCCACGCGCAGGCCGGAGGTGACGAACGGCTTCTGCGGGTCGTTCGGCACGGCGTTCTTGTTGACCGTGATGTGCGCCTTGCCCAGCGCCGCTTCCGCGTCCTTGCCGGTGACGCCCTTGCCGATCATGTCGATCAGCATCAGGTGGTTCTCGGTGCCGCCGGAGACGATCTTGTAGCCGCGCGCGATGATGGTCTTGGCCATCGCCTGCGCGTTCTTCACCACCTGGGTCTGGTAGGCCTTGAACTCGGGTTCCAGCGCCTCCTTGAAGGCCACCGCCTTGGCGGCGATCACGTGCATCAGCGGACCGCCCTGGATGCCGGGGAAGACGATCGACTGCAGCTTCTTGGTGATCTCCTCGGCGGCCTCGCCCATGCCCTGGTTGCTGGCGACGATGATGCCGCCGCGCGGACCGCGCAGGGTCTTGTGGGTGGTGGAGGTGACCACGTGCGCGTGCGGCAGCGGGCTCGGGTAGACGCCCGCGGCGACCAGGCCGGCGATGTGCGCCATGTCCACGAACAGGTACGCGCCCACCTTGTCGGCGATGGCGCGGAAGCGCGCCCAGTCCAGCACCTGCGAGTAGGCACTGAAGCCGGCCACGATCATCTTCGGCTGGTGCTCGACGGCGAGGCGCTCGACCTCGTCCATGTCGACGATGCCGTTGGCGTCCACGCCGTACTGCACGGCGTCGAGGATCTTGCCGGACAGGTTGACCTTCGCGCCGTGGGTGAGATGACCGCCATGGGCCAGGCTCATGCCGAGAATCTTGTCGCCCGGCTGCAGCAGGGCGAAGTAGACCGCCTGGTTGGCCTGCGAACCGGAGTGCGGCTGCACGTTGGCGTAGTCGGCGCCGAACAGCTGCTTCACGCGGTCGATCGCCAGCTTCTCGGCCACGTCGACGTATTCGCAGCCGCCGTAGTAGCGCTTGCCCGGGTAGCCCTCGGCGTACTTGTTGGTGAGCTTGGAGCCCTGCGCTTCCATCACCCGCGGGCTGGCGTAGTTCTCCGAGGCGATCAGCTCGACGTGGTCTTCCTGGCGCTGGCCTTCATCGGCGATGGCCTGGGCCAGCTCGGGGTCGTAACCGGCGATCATGCAGTCCTTCGGGAACATTCGGGGGGCCTCGGCGGATCAGGGGGTGGACAAGACCCGAAAGTGTAGCGCCGGCGCCGGTTTGCAGCTACCGGCCCGCCCCTCGGCGGTGGACCGCCGAGACCATCACGTAGCTGATCACCATCAGCAGCAGCCAGGATCCCAGCTTGGCCAGCGGCACCGGGTGCCAACCGGCCCGCTGCGCCGGGTACAGCCAGGCATGGGTGTAGGTCCCCACGTTCTCGGCCAGCCAGATGAACAGCGCCACCAGCACGAAGCCCAGCAGCAGCGGCATCCGTCGGTGCCGGCGGCGGATGCGGAAGTGCACCCAGGTCGGCCCGAACAGCCACGCCAGCGCGGCAAACAGCAGCCAACGGGCATCCGGCAGGAAGTGGTGGCTGAAGAAGTTCACGTAGATCGCCACCGCCAGCGCCACCGTGGCGCCAAACGGCGGGTGCCGGGTAAAACGGAAGTCGAACAGCCGCCAGGCGCGGGCGATGTAGCTGCCCACCGAGGCGTACATGAAGCCGGTGAACAGCGGTACGCCACCGATGTGCAACAGCGACGGGCCGGGATAGCTCCACGAACCCACCGCGGTCTTGAACAGCTCCATCGCCGTGCCGACCGCGTGGAACAGCACGATCACCCGGGCCTCCTCCCGGCTTTCCAGCCCGCTGGCCAACAGGCCAAGCTGGATCGCCACCGCCGACAGGGTCAGGAAGTCGTAACGCGACAGCGCCGCATGATCCGGATACCAGCGCCAGCTGGCCGCCAGCAGGCCCACCATCAGCCCGCCGAACAGGCAGGCCGAGGCCTGCTTCAAGCCGAAACACAGGAATTCGTAGCCGAATGTCCCGATCCGGCCGAATCGGGCTGCCCGCCGGGCGAGCCTTAGGTCGAGCCTCCGCCACCCGGGCACTGGCCTTGTCCGGCGCGCGAACGCCTCCATCTTCGGGGCCATCGCTGTCCACCCTGCGGAAAACCTGCAGCGTGACGGGCCGCCGGGCGGCTCCGCGGGCCTTGCCATGGCAGTGCAAAGGCCGATCGGCGATAATCGGAGGCCTTTTCCCCTTTGTTCCTCACTTGCCGGGCCGCGCGCGAACGCGGCTTGCGGACCGCCTTTCGGGAGCCAGCATGCAGTACATCTACACCATGAACGGGGTGAGCAAGATCGTTCCCCCGAAGCGCCAGATCATCAAGGACATCTCGCTCAGCTTCTTCCCCGGCGCCAAGATCGGCCTGCTGGGCCTCAACGGTGCGGGCAAGTCGACGGTGCTCAGGATCATGGCCGGCGTGGACAAGGACTTCCAGGGCGAGGCCCGTCCGCAGCCGGGCATCAAGGTCGGCTACCTGGCGCAGGAGCCGGAGCTGGATCCGGAGAAGACCGTGCGCGAGGCGGTCGAGGAAGGCGTGTCCGAGGTGCTCGACGCGCAGAAGCGGCTGGAGGAGGTGTACGCCGCCTACGCCGAGGAGGGCGCCGATTTCGACGCGCTGGCGAAGGAGCAGGAAAAGCTGGAGAACCTGCTGGCCGCCAACGACGCCCACGCGCTGGAGCGCCAGCTGGAAGTAGCCGCCGACGCGCTGCGGCTGCCGCCGTGGGACGCCAAGATCGGCCCGCTGTCCGGCGGCGAGAAGCGCCGCGTGGCGCTGTGCCGACTGCTGCTGTCCAAGCCGGACATGCTGCTGCTGGACGAGCCGACCAACCATCTGGACGCCGAGTCGGTGGACTGGCTGGAGAAGTTCCTGCAGGACTACCCCGGTACCGTGGTGGCGGTGACCCATGACCGCTACTTCCTCGACAACGCCGCCGAGTGGATCCTCGAGCTGGACCGCGGCCGCGGCATTCCGTGGAAGGGCAACTACACCGAGTGGCTGGTGCAGAAGGACGAGCGCCTGAAGCAGGAAGCCCAGCAGGAGAAGTCGCGCCAGAAGGCGATCCAGAAGGAGCTGGAGTGGGTGCGCTCGGCCGCCAAGGGCCGCCAGTCCAAGGGCAAGGCGCGCCTGAACCGCTTCGAGGAGCTGAACTCGGTCGAGTACCAGCGCCGCAACGAGACCAACGAGATCTTCATCCCGCCGGGCGAGCGCCTGGGCCAGGAGGTGATCGAGTTCAAGAACGTCACCAAGTCGTTCGGCGACCGCGTGCTGATCGAGGACCTCTCGTTCAAGATCCCGCCGGGCGCCATCGTCGGCGTGATCGGCCCGAACGGCGCGGGCAAGTCCACCCTGATGAAGATGATCATGGGCAAGGAGCAGCCCGATTCCGGCGAGGTGAAGCTCGGCCATACCGTCAAGCTGGCCTACGTCGACCAGTCGCGCGACGCGCTCGATGCGAAGAACAACGTGTGGCAGGAAGTGTCCGGCGGCTCGGACATCCTCACCATAGGCAACTTCGAGATCCAGTCGCGCGCCTACATCGGCCGCTTCAACTTCAAGGGCACCGACCAGCAGAAGATCGTCGGCAACCTGTCCGGCGGCGAGCGCGGCCGCCTGCACATGGCCAAGACCCTGCTGCAGGGCGGCAACGTGCTGCTGCTCGACGAGCCGTCCAACGACCTGGACGTGGAAACCCTGCGCGCACTGGAAGACGCGCTGCTGGAGTTCCCCGGCTGCGCGGTGGTCATCTCGCATGACCGCTGGTTCCTGGACCGCATTGCCACCCACATCATCGCCTTCGAGGGCGACTCGCACGTGGAGTTCTTCCCCGGCAACTACAACGAGTACGAAGCGGACAAGAAGCGCCGCCTCGGCGACGATGCCGGCCCGCACCGCGTGAAGTACAAGAAGCTGGCCTGAGGCGATGAGCGACGCCAAGCCTCCCGTCGCGATCGATGCCGGTGACGCCCCCGTGCGCACCGGCTCGGGTTACCCCGCGCCGTTCGCCGCGCAGATGGGCGAGCGGCTCAGGCGCAAGCTGGGCGACGTGTTCGGCCTGACCGCCTTCGGCGTCAACCTGGCCCGCCTGGGGCCAGGTGCGCGCTCGGCACTGCGCCATGCGCACCAGCTCGAGGACGAGTTCGTCTACATCCTCGAGGGCACGCCGACCCTGCTCACCGATGCCGGCGAGACGCTGCTCAAGCCGGGCATGTGCGCCGGCTTCAAGGCCGGCACCGGCGACGGCCACGCGCTGGTCAACCGCAGCGACGCCGAGGTGCTCTACCTGGAGATCGGCGCGCGCTGCGCCGGCGAGACGGTCGATTACCCGGACGTCGATCTCAAGGGCGCCACCCTCGACGGGCGCTGGACCTACCTGCACAAGGATGGCACGCCGTACTGACGGCCGCCCTCCGAAAAAGGAACCCGCGATGCGTTTCATGCAGACCCTCGCCGACGCCTGGCAGCGACACGACTCGCTGGTCTGCGTCGGCCTCGATCCCGAGCTGGGCAAGCTGCCGGCGCATCTGAAGGGGCGGCCCGACGCGGTGTTCGAATTCTGCGCGGCGATCGTCGACGCCACCGCCGACCTCGCGTGCGCGTTCAAGCCGCAGATCGCCCACTTCGCCGCACTGCGCGCCGAAGACACGCTGGAACGGCTGATCGCCCACGTCCACGCCAGGCACCCCGGGGTGCCGGTGATCCTCGACGCCAAGCGTGGCGACATCGGCTCCACCGCGCAGCATTACGTCACCGAGGCGTTCGAGCGCTTCGGCGCCGATGCGGTGACGCTCAATCCGTACATGGGCCGTGACTCGATCGCACCGTTCCTGGAGCGCGCCGACAAGGGCGTGATCCTGCTCTGCCGCACCTCCAACCCGGGCGGCGCGGATTTCCAGGCGCTGGACTGCGGCGGCGAACCGCTTTACCTGCGCGTGGCGGAGACGGTCGCCCGCGACTGGAACGGCCACGGCAACTGCGCCCTGGTCTGCGGCGCCACCTGGCCGGAGGAACTGGGCCAGGTCCGCACGCGCGTCGGCGACATGCCCCTGCTGGTGCCGGGCATCGGCGCCCAGGGCGGCGACGTGGCCGCGGTGCTGAAGCACGGACTCACTGCCAATCACACCGGCCTGATGATCAACTCCTCGCGCGGCATCCTGTACGCCGGAAGCGGCGAGGATTTCGCCTCGGCGGCACGGGCGGCGGCACAGGAGCTGCGCGACAGCATCAACGCGCTGCGCCACTGATCGCCCAGGTAGGACGTCGATCGTTTCCGCCATCGAGCGGTCCCGCCAGGCGGTCAAAGGGAAGGGGCCGCGGCTTGCGCCGCGGCCCTTTTGTTTCCAGCGATACCGGAGCTCTTACTGCACGACCGGATGCGCGATGTCGCACTCGTTGGTGTCGTTCGACCAGGTGCTCTGCATGGCGTAGGTGCCGTTGGCCATCACCACGTCGGCCGACTTGCCCTGGCCGGACGAGATCCAGGCGCACTCGTCACCGTTCTCCTGGCCGTAGCTGCTGCTGCGGCGGTTCCGGTTGGTCCAGCCGCCGGCAGGGTTCTGGTCGGTCACCGTCTCGGCGTACTCGTGGCCTTCGACGATCGAGAAGCCATCCAGCTTGCCGCTGGCGCCACTGTTGACGAAGTTCTGCCCGCAGCTGGTGCCCATGTCGTACACGTACGGCATGTTGGTGAACGCCACATCGCCGACCGGCGAGCTCACGCTCCAGTCGCCATTCCAGTCGTGCCACGCACAGAACTGGCCGTTGGAGGTGTTGAAGCCATCCGGATGGGTACCGGTCGGCGACAGGATCACGTACTGCACGTAACGGTTCGACGCCGCCGTGGTGTTGCCGAAATGCTGCGCCGCCTTGATCGCTTCCTGCGCCAGCTGGGCACCGGTGGCGCTCGACGGCGAAGCCACCGAGTTGTCGTACCAGATGCCGGCAAAGGCGCCGCCCGTCGGATAGCCGATGTGCGGAGCCCCCGACGGACAGGAGGTCGCTCCCGTGGAGACCAGCGAACCGTCGCAGTATTGGGTCATCGTGCCCGACCACGATTCGCCGCCAGTGCCCAGGCCCTTGAACAGGCTCTCGAGGTACGGCACCGCACCGACCGAGTCACCCGACAGGGTCATGTTGCCGTTGGCATCGGTCCCGGCGGTGCCCCACTGGCTGCCGTAGACGACCAGGTAGACCTTGGGAGTGCCGCTGGTGACGCCAATGCCGTCGACGCCTCCGCCATAGCTCAGGGCCTTGCCCGATGACGTGGTGCGCGCACCCCTGGCTGCGTGCAGTGCCGCCCAGGCGCGCATCTGGCTGTGTGCTTCCCGGGTTGCCACCACGCCATGACGGTACGAGTGACCGTAGGCGGGCGAATAAGGGTTCATCCCGTCGTCCTGGGATGGGCCGGCGATCGCGCCGGCCGAGAGGCCGAGAAGCGCCGAGGCGGCCGCGACAGCGAGCCACCGACTGTTGAGTCTGGACATAAATTCTCCCCGCATGGATTGAGTTGAAAGCGAACTGAGACGTGTTGGCCTACGAAGCGCATCACGGGTACGCAAACAAACTCCGGCGCGACAAAAGACATCGCGACGAGGCCTGGTTTTCCTCCCCAGGAAAACCAGGCACGCGGAAACTAATCGAATGACACCGCCCCGCACAATGGGAATTTTTTCCCTAGTATCAGGGATCTACGTAGCCACCCGTGGCGCCGCCAGGACAAAAAGCGTTCCGCCGCAGAGGCTTGCAAAATCATGCGCTCGCATTATCTTGCGGCTCCGACAAAAGAGCTGCTTTATCTCGTATGAAACGCAATTTATTACGCGTCGGAAGTGCGATGCAGCTCAAATTTCCGTCACCGGCCTGATCGAAAAGCAGCGCCATCGGCACACGAATGCGGCCAGTGTGAAGCGCCCTTCGAACCAGGCCTGATCCAGACCCGGCCGCGGACGTCTGGCGCACCCCGCCGCAGCGATCACGACCGGGGAAGTGCTTCAGCGGGTATGCACCCAGTACACCTGGAGCCCCCGGGAACGATCCTCTTCGCGACGGCCCTCGCGGCTGTCGACCACCGCGCCCCAGGTCGACCGCAGGCCCCCGTGCTGGAACCGGTCCACCCGCACCTGCTCGCCTTTGGGAATGATCGCCTGACTCACCACGACAAGTACGCCCGGCTGCTCATGAACCAGACTGCCCGGCCGCCCGGTACCCGCCCCCCAGCCCACGTGGAGCTCGCAGGGAATCGGGTCGGATACGCCGCGGTTGTCCAGACTCCATCCTTCGGTCTTGCTCAGCAGCGACTGGAGCTTGGGATCGCTCCAGTCGACCGTGTTGGCCGAAGGACCCGATGGTGGCTTGCCGAAGTGATTCATGGTCGCAACGTTCTCTCCGCGGGCGTCAAGATCGCGTCGCGACCATTGGCGTTGCACCGGGTATGCAGGGAACGGGCCATGTCACCGGAGCGGGTATCCGGCACCGGGAAATGACGGATAGCCCCGTACGAAAGCGCATCCGGACGGGTCCTGCACGTCTTCATGCCGGGCATATCGACTGCCCGCGGGGAAACTTGAGCGTTTTCCGGGCGTCGCTAAAGCTGGCGCCTGCGCCACCAGCGTTCGCACGGCTGGGTAAAGAACCTGGCCAGGCCCCAGCCGAGCGCCAGACTGCCCGCCAAAGCCGGCAGATACCAGATCACCCCGCTGCGCGGATCCGCTCCGGCGAACCGCCACAGGCGCACCG is part of the Dyella thiooxydans genome and harbors:
- a CDS encoding Gfo/Idh/MocA family protein gives rise to the protein MSFAPMDVVRWGIIGCGNVTEVKSGPALQRASHSSLVAVMRRDGAKARDYAQRHGVPTWYDDAQALVDDPAVNAVYVATPPSTHKAYALMAIAAGKPVYVEKPMAMDAAECQAIIDAGRAAGVPVFVAYYRRALPRFRRVRTLLESGAIGAPRSVHVSLHQPLHARYADPAASHWHVQPAISGGGLFMDLGCHTLDLLDWLFGPIVTSKGLATNQLGAYAAEDSVAMGYAFASGLVGTGLWQFGSFRYEDRIEITGDRGRLAFATFGDGPIELETAQGSESFVEANPPHIQQPLIETIVAELRGEAGACPSTPEAALRTAWAMDQVLADWRRATGQAIGR
- the ribD gene encoding bifunctional diaminohydroxyphosphoribosylaminopyrimidine deaminase/5-amino-6-(5-phosphoribosylamino)uracil reductase RibD yields the protein MPFSAIDHAHMARALALAERGLSTTQPNPRVGCVIAHGGEVVGEGWHQRAGGPHAEVFALRDAGERARGATAYVTLEPCGLHGRTPPCADALIAAGIARVVIAAEDTSQAEGAGLARLRGAGIVVETGLMREPARALNPGFFSRVERSRPYVRVKLAMSLDGRTALANGASQWITGEAARADGQRWRARSSAILAGSGTVLADNPRLTVRLPAGEDFTPPLRVLLDRDLRIPARFHVMDGSAPTLLLHDRVIPSPVPVPEGVEHAGVAVDANGRLALDEILALLAARGVNELHVEAGPRLGGALFTAGLADELLLYVAPTFLGDRGRPLMELPPLTEMTDRWQLEVFDQRSIGPDWRLRLRSVA
- the nrdR gene encoding transcriptional regulator NrdR, with amino-acid sequence MHCPFCQHEDTRVIDSRLADDGATVRRRRECPQCGERFNTFETAELKLPAIVKSGERREAFDERKLRTSFERALQKRPVASHDVDNSVREIINDLRRSGEREVPSRHIGELVMRELGKLDQVAYVRFASVYRRFEDVQAFREEIEKLERDLPELEKLQLSLLGADPSRKPRKGEK
- the glyA gene encoding serine hydroxymethyltransferase gives rise to the protein MFPKDCMIAGYDPELAQAIADEGQRQEDHVELIASENYASPRVMEAQGSKLTNKYAEGYPGKRYYGGCEYVDVAEKLAIDRVKQLFGADYANVQPHSGSQANQAVYFALLQPGDKILGMSLAHGGHLTHGAKVNLSGKILDAVQYGVDANGIVDMDEVERLAVEHQPKMIVAGFSAYSQVLDWARFRAIADKVGAYLFVDMAHIAGLVAAGVYPSPLPHAHVVTSTTHKTLRGPRGGIIVASNQGMGEAAEEITKKLQSIVFPGIQGGPLMHVIAAKAVAFKEALEPEFKAYQTQVVKNAQAMAKTIIARGYKIVSGGTENHLMLIDMIGKGVTGKDAEAALGKAHITVNKNAVPNDPQKPFVTSGLRVGTPAVTTRGYLEADCVDLANWICDVLDAPTDEAVIAAVRAKVEAQCKKFPVYG
- a CDS encoding DUF817 domain-containing protein — translated: MKQASACLFGGLMVGLLAASWRWYPDHAALSRYDFLTLSAVAIQLGLLASGLESREEARVIVLFHAVGTAMELFKTAVGSWSYPGPSLLHIGGVPLFTGFMYASVGSYIARAWRLFDFRFTRHPPFGATVALAVAIYVNFFSHHFLPDARWLLFAALAWLFGPTWVHFRIRRRHRRMPLLLGFVLVALFIWLAENVGTYTHAWLYPAQRAGWHPVPLAKLGSWLLLMVISYVMVSAVHRRGAGR
- the ettA gene encoding energy-dependent translational throttle protein EttA encodes the protein MQYIYTMNGVSKIVPPKRQIIKDISLSFFPGAKIGLLGLNGAGKSTVLRIMAGVDKDFQGEARPQPGIKVGYLAQEPELDPEKTVREAVEEGVSEVLDAQKRLEEVYAAYAEEGADFDALAKEQEKLENLLAANDAHALERQLEVAADALRLPPWDAKIGPLSGGEKRRVALCRLLLSKPDMLLLDEPTNHLDAESVDWLEKFLQDYPGTVVAVTHDRYFLDNAAEWILELDRGRGIPWKGNYTEWLVQKDERLKQEAQQEKSRQKAIQKELEWVRSAAKGRQSKGKARLNRFEELNSVEYQRRNETNEIFIPPGERLGQEVIEFKNVTKSFGDRVLIEDLSFKIPPGAIVGVIGPNGAGKSTLMKMIMGKEQPDSGEVKLGHTVKLAYVDQSRDALDAKNNVWQEVSGGSDILTIGNFEIQSRAYIGRFNFKGTDQQKIVGNLSGGERGRLHMAKTLLQGGNVLLLDEPSNDLDVETLRALEDALLEFPGCAVVISHDRWFLDRIATHIIAFEGDSHVEFFPGNYNEYEADKKRRLGDDAGPHRVKYKKLA
- a CDS encoding cupin domain-containing protein; translation: MSDAKPPVAIDAGDAPVRTGSGYPAPFAAQMGERLRRKLGDVFGLTAFGVNLARLGPGARSALRHAHQLEDEFVYILEGTPTLLTDAGETLLKPGMCAGFKAGTGDGHALVNRSDAEVLYLEIGARCAGETVDYPDVDLKGATLDGRWTYLHKDGTPY
- the pyrF gene encoding orotidine-5'-phosphate decarboxylase; the protein is MRFMQTLADAWQRHDSLVCVGLDPELGKLPAHLKGRPDAVFEFCAAIVDATADLACAFKPQIAHFAALRAEDTLERLIAHVHARHPGVPVILDAKRGDIGSTAQHYVTEAFERFGADAVTLNPYMGRDSIAPFLERADKGVILLCRTSNPGGADFQALDCGGEPLYLRVAETVARDWNGHGNCALVCGATWPEELGQVRTRVGDMPLLVPGIGAQGGDVAAVLKHGLTANHTGLMINSSRGILYAGSGEDFASAARAAAQELRDSINALRH